A section of the Rossellomorea marisflavi genome encodes:
- a CDS encoding KinB-signaling pathway activation protein has product MTIRNWIRFFIHTLLVGGLVTGVASLFIRWDQFGPYVSDGDVLGILSSLLWFLFVGFTFSVISQMGYFAYLTIHQFGMGLFKGLWNPVQFLLILFVLFDLIYFRFRAFAEADDSYLPYILLGFGILLIGVVTAYFKNQQSSSNTFVSALFFMIVITTLEWLPVLLVNSIDWLYLMLLALISCNAYQLLMLPRYLENSRAERQQKTG; this is encoded by the coding sequence GTGACCATCCGTAATTGGATCCGTTTTTTTATTCATACGCTGCTAGTCGGGGGATTAGTGACCGGAGTGGCATCCCTTTTCATCAGATGGGATCAGTTCGGTCCATATGTCAGTGATGGAGATGTACTGGGGATATTGTCGAGCCTGCTATGGTTCTTGTTTGTAGGATTCACCTTCAGTGTCATCAGCCAAATGGGGTATTTCGCCTACTTGACGATTCATCAATTTGGCATGGGGTTATTCAAAGGGCTGTGGAATCCAGTGCAGTTCTTGTTGATTCTATTCGTATTATTCGATCTCATTTATTTCCGGTTCAGGGCATTCGCAGAAGCGGATGATTCCTATCTGCCATATATCCTCCTTGGATTCGGCATCTTGTTGATTGGAGTAGTCACTGCCTACTTCAAGAATCAGCAGTCGAGCTCGAATACTTTTGTATCCGCTTTATTCTTCATGATTGTCATTACGACACTGGAATGGCTTCCGGTCCTGTTGGTGAACTCCATCGACTGGCTGTACCTGATGCTCCTGGCGCTTATTTCTTGTAATGCGTATCAGCTGCTGATGCTTCCGCGATACCTGGAAAACTCCCGTGCCGAGAGACAACAAAAGACCGGATGA
- the glmM gene encoding phosphoglucosamine mutase codes for MGKYFGTDGVRGVANSELTPELAFKLGRFGGYVLTKDATRPKILIGRDTRISGHMLEGALVAGLLSIGAEVMRLGVISTPGVSYLTKALGAQAGVMISASHNPVADNGIKFFGPDGFKLSDDQENEIEVLLDATEDNLPRPVGGDLGQVSDYFEGGQKYLQYLKQTVDEDFDGLHIALDCAHGATSSLATHLFADLDADISTMGASPSGLNINEGVGSTHPEALAEMVKEKGADLGLAFDGDGDRIIAIDENGDIVDGDQIMYICGKFLKSEGRLKQSTVVSTVMSNLGFHKGLEEHGIQSIQTAVGDRYVVEEMKKNNYNLGGEQSGHIIFLDYNTTGDGLLTGIQLVNIMKITGKSLSELAGEMKKFPQKLVNVRVTDKHHVTDNAKVSEVISKVEDEMNGNGRILVRPSGTEPLVRVMAEAPTEELCSQYVDEIVAVVQAEMGLAE; via the coding sequence ATGGGTAAGTATTTTGGAACAGACGGAGTAAGGGGAGTAGCCAACTCGGAACTGACACCTGAACTGGCATTTAAGCTGGGTAGATTCGGGGGTTACGTACTGACGAAGGATGCCACACGTCCCAAAATATTGATTGGAAGGGATACACGGATCTCAGGACATATGCTCGAAGGCGCCCTGGTTGCAGGACTCCTTTCGATCGGAGCGGAAGTCATGCGACTTGGCGTCATTTCCACACCAGGTGTCTCCTATCTGACAAAGGCACTGGGAGCACAGGCAGGGGTCATGATCTCAGCTTCCCACAATCCTGTGGCAGACAACGGAATCAAATTCTTCGGTCCCGACGGATTCAAGCTGTCTGATGATCAGGAGAATGAAATCGAAGTGCTCCTTGACGCTACTGAAGACAACCTTCCGCGTCCGGTAGGCGGAGATCTCGGTCAGGTGAGTGACTACTTCGAAGGTGGACAAAAGTATCTGCAATATCTTAAACAAACAGTGGATGAAGACTTCGACGGACTACATATCGCACTCGATTGTGCACATGGTGCCACTTCTTCCCTTGCGACGCATCTGTTCGCCGATCTCGATGCTGACATTTCCACGATGGGGGCATCTCCGAGCGGGCTGAACATCAATGAAGGAGTCGGTTCCACGCATCCTGAAGCACTCGCTGAAATGGTGAAGGAAAAAGGAGCGGACCTTGGTCTTGCCTTTGACGGAGACGGAGACCGGATCATCGCCATCGATGAAAATGGAGACATCGTCGACGGAGACCAGATCATGTACATTTGCGGGAAGTTCCTTAAATCAGAAGGCCGCTTGAAGCAATCAACGGTCGTATCCACTGTGATGAGTAACCTCGGCTTCCATAAAGGACTTGAGGAGCACGGCATCCAAAGCATCCAGACGGCCGTGGGAGATCGCTATGTGGTCGAGGAAATGAAGAAGAACAACTATAACCTCGGCGGGGAACAATCTGGCCATATCATCTTCCTTGATTACAACACGACAGGTGATGGGCTTCTTACAGGAATCCAGCTTGTGAACATCATGAAGATCACGGGGAAATCCCTATCAGAGCTTGCGGGTGAAATGAAGAAGTTCCCACAAAAGCTAGTGAACGTCCGTGTGACCGATAAGCATCACGTAACGGATAATGCCAAGGTGAGCGAGGTCATCAGCAAGGTGGAAGATGAGATGAACGGTAACGGCCGCATTCTTGTCCGTCCATCCGGAACCGAGCCTCTTGTCCGCGTTATGGCAGAAGCTCCGACTGAAGAGCTTTGCTCCCAATACGTCGATGAGATCGTCGCCGTGGTACAGGCGGAAATGGGCCTGGCTGAATAG
- the cdaA gene encoding diadenylate cyclase CdaA, protein MPFLDIFTDYSALDYVSDIVDILVVWFVIYKLIMLIKGTKAVQLLKGIFVIIIVRGLSSIFGLDTLGWMMQQALTWGFLAIIIIFQPELRRALEQLGRGRLFSRSGMQEDEEQERIIESMTKAVSYMAKRRIGALLTLERETGMSDYIETGIPLDSKISSELLINIFIPNTPLHDGAVIVQKNQIAAAACYLPLSESPFISKELGTRHRAALGVSEVTDSITIVVSEETGAISITKNGELYRDLTLDRFKEILTNELVGERSNASSVKWNWRGKK, encoded by the coding sequence ATGCCGTTTCTCGATATTTTTACGGATTACTCCGCACTGGATTATGTCTCCGATATTGTAGATATTCTCGTGGTGTGGTTTGTAATCTACAAACTCATCATGCTGATTAAAGGCACGAAAGCAGTACAATTATTAAAAGGAATTTTCGTTATCATCATTGTAAGGGGTCTCAGTAGCATCTTCGGCCTTGATACCCTTGGATGGATGATGCAGCAGGCATTGACCTGGGGATTCCTTGCCATCATCATCATCTTCCAGCCCGAACTGAGACGGGCCCTCGAACAGCTCGGCCGTGGCCGCCTGTTCTCGAGATCCGGCATGCAGGAAGATGAAGAGCAAGAGCGCATCATCGAATCCATGACCAAAGCGGTCAGTTATATGGCGAAGCGTCGCATCGGGGCCCTTTTGACCCTTGAGAGGGAAACGGGGATGAGTGATTACATCGAGACGGGGATTCCCCTCGATTCGAAGATCTCATCTGAGCTCCTCATCAACATTTTCATCCCGAATACACCTTTGCATGATGGTGCCGTCATCGTTCAGAAGAATCAAATTGCGGCAGCGGCATGCTATCTGCCACTATCCGAGAGCCCGTTCATTTCAAAGGAGCTCGGTACGCGTCATCGGGCGGCGCTTGGTGTCAGCGAAGTGACAGACAGCATTACCATCGTTGTATCTGAGGAAACAGGCGCCATCTCCATTACGAAGAATGGTGAGCTTTATCGCGACCTGACTCTGGATCGTTTCAAAGAGATCCTGACGAATGAGCTCGTGGGCGAACGTTCGAATGCTTCCTCGGTGAAATGGAACTGGAGGGGGAAGAAATAG
- a CDS encoding YbbR-like domain-containing protein, with protein sequence MDKFMESRWFMRIVGLLLALILYMSVNFGDLQKEANRPSSGSSQEDVETVQDVPLEVFYDSDNLVVTGMPETVNVRLEGPKALVQAAKQVKDFQVYVDLNDVGIGNHQVEVKIDNLSDKMQAKVNPGYVNVSVQEKVTKEFGVEPEFNEGLLADGYDAQGLAVEPKTVKVTGAKDEVERITYVKATIDVDNEINQNVTREAQVQVLDRNYNKLDVEVEPETVDVTVSVTNPSKSVPISVKEKGELPEGVTLNSISVKPKEATIFGNQSLLDTVKELFAEVDLSDIKKDTTKKVKIGPQSDLNKVTPEEVEITIDVSTDEDKELTGLEITPEGLPEDYEYTMTSPEAEAVDVSLSGPQDEVSKVTKDDFSLALDLSGLEPGEHEVEITAQGPDNVDWTLSQKTVTVEIKDKNTSAEG encoded by the coding sequence ATGGATAAGTTTATGGAAAGCCGTTGGTTCATGCGCATCGTCGGTTTACTGCTTGCACTCATCCTCTATATGTCCGTCAACTTCGGCGATCTTCAAAAAGAAGCGAATCGCCCGAGTAGCGGAAGCTCTCAAGAAGATGTGGAAACCGTTCAGGATGTGCCACTTGAAGTGTTTTATGACAGTGATAACCTTGTCGTCACGGGTATGCCCGAGACGGTGAACGTCAGGCTGGAGGGACCGAAAGCCCTCGTACAAGCAGCCAAGCAGGTGAAGGACTTCCAAGTGTATGTCGACCTGAATGACGTCGGCATCGGGAATCATCAGGTGGAAGTCAAAATAGACAACCTATCTGATAAGATGCAGGCGAAGGTCAACCCCGGCTATGTGAATGTGTCGGTACAGGAGAAGGTCACGAAGGAATTCGGGGTCGAGCCCGAGTTCAATGAAGGACTGCTTGCCGACGGCTATGATGCCCAGGGGCTGGCAGTGGAGCCTAAAACCGTGAAGGTGACAGGAGCAAAAGACGAAGTGGAGCGCATCACCTATGTGAAGGCGACCATCGATGTCGATAATGAAATCAATCAGAATGTCACGAGGGAAGCACAGGTACAAGTGCTCGACCGTAACTATAATAAACTGGATGTCGAAGTGGAACCGGAAACGGTCGATGTGACGGTCTCGGTCACCAACCCGAGCAAGTCCGTACCCATTTCGGTGAAGGAGAAGGGTGAGCTGCCTGAAGGCGTGACGCTCAATTCCATCAGCGTCAAACCAAAAGAAGCTACCATTTTCGGAAATCAGAGCCTCCTCGATACAGTGAAGGAGCTGTTTGCCGAAGTGGACCTCTCCGACATCAAGAAAGATACGACGAAGAAAGTGAAAATCGGCCCGCAGTCCGATCTCAATAAGGTGACACCGGAAGAAGTCGAGATCACCATCGATGTCTCAACAGATGAGGATAAGGAACTGACGGGTCTCGAGATCACACCGGAGGGTCTCCCGGAAGACTATGAGTACACCATGACGTCTCCCGAGGCAGAGGCAGTGGATGTCTCTCTCAGCGGCCCCCAGGATGAGGTGAGCAAGGTGACGAAGGATGACTTCTCCCTTGCCCTCGACCTCTCGGGACTCGAGCCGGGTGAACATGAGGTGGAGATTACTGCACAGGGACCGGATAACGTGGACTGGACCCTGTCACAAAAGACCGTAACCGTAGAAATCAAAGATAAGAACACATCAGCCGAGGGCTGA
- a CDS encoding aspartyl-phosphate phosphatase Spo0E family protein, producing the protein MRVRVRDLLFEIEDCRRQMVEMALKSSFADEQVVDLSVRLDDLLNQYQGFKHH; encoded by the coding sequence ATGAGAGTACGAGTACGTGATCTACTGTTCGAAATAGAAGACTGTCGTCGTCAGATGGTCGAGATGGCACTGAAATCATCATTCGCAGATGAGCAGGTCGTCGATTTGAGTGTGAGGCTCGATGATCTACTAAATCAATATCAAGGGTTTAAACACCATTGA
- the rocF gene encoding arginase → MKKDISIIGVPMDLGQMRRGVDMGPSAIRYAGVIERLEDLGYAIKDLGDIKIGQAERVHKDRDTNLRNLKAVVEASKTLAAKVDDVIEGGDFPLIFGGDHSIAIGTLAGVSPHYENLGVIWYDAHGDLNTADTSPSGNIHGMPLAVSLGLGHEDLLDIGHDRVKIKPENVVLIGARSLDEGERELIKEKGIKVYTMHEIDRLGMANVMEDAIDYLKEKTDGVHLSLDLDGLDPSDAPGVGTPVLGGISYRESHLAMEMLEESGLITSAEFVEVNPILDEKNKTATVAVALMGSLFGEKLL, encoded by the coding sequence ATGAAGAAGGATATTTCGATTATTGGGGTACCGATGGACTTGGGTCAAATGAGGCGTGGAGTCGATATGGGACCGAGCGCTATTCGATATGCAGGTGTGATTGAAAGGCTAGAGGATCTAGGCTACGCCATTAAGGACCTTGGAGATATCAAGATCGGTCAGGCGGAGCGGGTACATAAGGACAGGGATACGAACCTTCGCAATCTTAAGGCGGTGGTTGAGGCAAGCAAGACGTTGGCAGCAAAAGTGGACGATGTGATTGAAGGCGGAGATTTCCCTTTGATTTTCGGAGGAGACCACAGTATTGCCATCGGCACGCTTGCAGGCGTCTCGCCTCACTACGAAAACCTGGGCGTGATCTGGTATGATGCTCACGGAGATTTGAACACGGCAGATACATCCCCGTCAGGCAACATTCATGGAATGCCGCTTGCAGTGAGCTTGGGGCTTGGTCATGAGGATCTCTTGGACATTGGGCATGACCGCGTAAAGATCAAACCGGAGAATGTCGTATTGATCGGAGCCCGATCATTGGACGAAGGCGAGAGGGAGCTTATAAAGGAGAAGGGCATCAAGGTCTACACCATGCATGAAATCGATCGTCTCGGCATGGCAAACGTGATGGAAGATGCGATTGATTATTTGAAGGAGAAAACGGACGGTGTCCATCTGTCCCTTGATCTTGACGGGTTGGATCCGAGCGATGCACCGGGAGTGGGAACACCGGTCCTCGGCGGCATCAGCTATCGTGAAAGTCATCTTGCCATGGAGATGCTGGAGGAATCCGGACTGATTACGTCTGCAGAGTTCGTGGAAGTGAATCCGATCCTGGATGAAAAGAATAAGACGGCAACGGTGGCAGTGGCGCTAATGGGCTCCCTATTTGGAGAAAAACTTCTTTAA
- a CDS encoding anti-sigma factor family protein — protein sequence MKACPEEVIEYMHDYLDGDIGSAQASELKKHLQECDDCQHHFHELKKAIAFVQSTSHISAPSGFTDSVMARLPKEKKKVGFQRWLKNHPLITAAALFLTFMTGGLFTSWNGNDDFAFTKHDNLVVQDHTVLVPKGEVVKGDLTVRNGDVKIEGKVTGDVTVINGDKYLASAGSVTGDINEIDEAFGWLWYKIKEGVKGTMDLGNSQMVEN from the coding sequence ATGAAAGCATGTCCTGAAGAAGTCATCGAATATATGCATGATTATCTTGATGGAGATATAGGAAGCGCTCAAGCATCGGAACTGAAGAAGCATCTGCAGGAATGCGATGATTGTCAGCATCATTTTCATGAGCTTAAAAAAGCGATCGCCTTTGTACAAAGCACTTCGCATATCAGTGCACCAAGCGGGTTCACTGACAGTGTGATGGCAAGGCTTCCGAAGGAGAAGAAAAAAGTAGGATTCCAGCGATGGTTGAAAAACCACCCGCTTATTACAGCCGCAGCGCTGTTCTTGACGTTCATGACCGGAGGACTTTTCACATCATGGAATGGAAATGATGATTTCGCATTCACAAAGCACGATAATCTCGTCGTACAGGATCATACGGTCCTCGTCCCAAAAGGGGAAGTGGTCAAGGGTGATTTGACCGTACGCAATGGCGATGTGAAGATAGAAGGAAAGGTCACGGGGGATGTGACCGTCATCAACGGTGATAAGTATCTCGCTTCTGCAGGAAGTGTGACCGGTGACATCAACGAGATTGATGAAGCCTTTGGATGGCTTTGGTATAAGATCAAAGAAGGCGTCAAAGGAACCATGGATTTAGGAAATTCGCAAATGGTTGAAAATTAA
- the pdaB gene encoding polysaccharide deacetylase family sporulation protein PdaB, with protein sequence MNTFHTVNAKRLKQVALIIVISFFTALLVYSANTSSIAVFGTKDGPKAVFKGEKGVALTFNIGWGDEKAKPILEELKRMNVQSATFFLSGAWAERHPELVEQIVKQGYEIGNLGYAYSDYTDMEPEKIRQDILKADTIFKKLNVQEVKLLRSPTGHFDKETLKVADSLGLTLVHWSVDSKDWTNPGVDEIVENVGEAKKGDIILLHASDSAKQTEKALPEIIKELQSKGSFINVSDMISNGDAKSSLIQ encoded by the coding sequence GTGAATACATTTCATACGGTGAATGCCAAGAGACTGAAGCAGGTTGCACTGATCATCGTCATATCCTTTTTCACCGCTCTGCTGGTGTATAGTGCGAATACATCAAGTATCGCTGTCTTCGGAACCAAAGATGGACCGAAGGCTGTTTTCAAGGGAGAGAAAGGTGTTGCGTTGACCTTTAACATCGGGTGGGGAGATGAAAAAGCAAAGCCCATATTGGAGGAATTGAAGAGGATGAACGTTCAGTCCGCCACCTTCTTCCTTTCCGGTGCCTGGGCAGAACGCCATCCTGAGCTGGTGGAACAAATTGTGAAACAAGGATACGAGATCGGAAATTTGGGGTATGCTTATTCCGACTATACAGATATGGAACCAGAAAAGATCAGACAGGATATCCTGAAGGCCGATACGATCTTTAAGAAACTCAATGTGCAGGAGGTGAAGCTCCTTAGAAGCCCAACAGGTCACTTTGATAAAGAAACACTCAAGGTGGCAGATTCACTTGGACTAACCCTTGTACACTGGAGCGTGGATTCCAAGGACTGGACCAATCCGGGGGTGGATGAGATCGTCGAAAATGTCGGTGAAGCGAAGAAAGGGGATATCATCCTTCTGCACGCATCGGACTCTGCCAAGCAGACAGAGAAGGCCCTTCCTGAAATCATAAAGGAACTACAGTCCAAAGGAAGCTTCATCAACGTATCGGATATGATATCAAACGGAGATGCTAAGTCTTCCCTGATCCAATGA
- the glmS gene encoding glutamine--fructose-6-phosphate transaminase (isomerizing), whose amino-acid sequence MCGIVGYIGNADTKEILLKGLEKLEYRGYDSAGIAVQNEEGIHVFKEKGRIADLRAVVDSSVESHTGIGHTRWATHGVPSHDNAHPHQSTSGRFTIVHNGVIENYSQLKREYLTEVNFVSETDTEVIVQLIDKLVSEGNDVEEAFRQTLMLLKGSYAIALLDAENEETIFVAKNKSPLLVGLGEGFNVVASDAMAMIQVTDQFVELMDKEMVIVSKEKVEIQNLIGEVMERAPYTAEIDSSDIEKGTYPHYMLKEIDEQPLVMRKIIQAYQDENGELHIDQPIVGAMKEADRIYIVACGTSYHAGLVGKQFIEKSANIPVEVHVASEFSYNMPLLSEKPLFIFISQSGETADSRAVLVKVKELGHQSLTITNVAGSTLSREADHTLLLHAGPEIAVASTKAYTAQLAVLAILGHTAGKAIGVQQGFDLVHDLGIVATAMEALCDTKEEFEAIAKEYLATTRNCFFIGRSMDYFVGLEGALKLKEISYIQAEGFAGGELKHGTIALIEEGTPIIALATQEKVNLGIRGNVKEVVARGANPCIISMKGLEDEEDRFVIPEVNPLLTPLISVIPLQLISYYAALHRDCDVDKPRNLAKSVTVE is encoded by the coding sequence ATGTGCGGAATTGTTGGATATATCGGAAATGCAGATACAAAGGAAATCTTGTTAAAAGGTCTTGAGAAGCTTGAGTACCGCGGATATGATTCTGCCGGTATCGCGGTTCAGAATGAAGAAGGCATCCACGTGTTCAAAGAAAAGGGACGTATCGCGGATCTTCGCGCAGTCGTAGACAGCAGCGTAGAAAGCCATACAGGGATCGGACATACGCGCTGGGCGACACATGGTGTGCCAAGCCACGACAATGCCCATCCCCACCAAAGCACGTCTGGACGCTTCACTATCGTTCATAACGGTGTCATCGAGAACTATTCACAGCTGAAGCGTGAATACCTTACAGAAGTGAACTTCGTCAGTGAAACCGATACAGAGGTCATCGTACAGCTGATCGACAAACTCGTAAGCGAAGGAAACGATGTAGAGGAAGCATTCCGTCAAACTCTCATGCTCCTTAAAGGCTCTTATGCCATCGCCCTATTGGATGCCGAGAACGAAGAAACCATCTTCGTTGCCAAGAACAAGAGCCCGTTGCTCGTAGGTCTTGGAGAAGGCTTCAACGTCGTGGCAAGTGATGCCATGGCCATGATCCAGGTAACGGATCAATTCGTTGAACTGATGGACAAAGAAATGGTCATCGTATCCAAAGAAAAGGTTGAAATCCAGAACCTGATCGGTGAAGTGATGGAGCGTGCCCCGTACACAGCTGAGATCGATTCAAGCGATATCGAAAAGGGAACATACCCTCACTATATGCTCAAAGAAATCGATGAGCAGCCACTTGTGATGCGTAAGATCATCCAGGCGTACCAGGATGAAAACGGCGAGCTTCACATCGACCAACCGATCGTCGGGGCCATGAAGGAAGCGGACCGCATCTACATCGTAGCATGCGGAACAAGCTACCATGCAGGTCTTGTCGGGAAGCAGTTCATCGAGAAAAGCGCCAATATCCCTGTCGAAGTACATGTTGCCAGCGAGTTCAGCTACAACATGCCGCTTCTATCTGAGAAGCCGCTCTTCATCTTCATCTCACAAAGTGGTGAAACAGCGGACAGCCGTGCCGTACTCGTCAAAGTGAAGGAATTGGGTCACCAATCCCTCACCATCACGAACGTAGCAGGCTCTACGCTTTCACGTGAAGCGGATCACACCCTTCTTCTTCACGCGGGTCCTGAAATTGCGGTTGCGTCTACCAAAGCGTACACAGCTCAGCTTGCAGTCCTTGCCATCCTTGGTCATACAGCAGGAAAAGCCATCGGCGTTCAACAAGGCTTCGACCTTGTCCACGACCTTGGAATCGTTGCTACTGCCATGGAAGCCCTCTGCGATACGAAAGAAGAGTTCGAAGCGATTGCCAAGGAATACCTTGCCACTACGCGCAACTGCTTCTTCATCGGACGCTCCATGGATTACTTCGTTGGACTCGAGGGTGCTCTTAAACTAAAAGAGATCTCCTACATCCAAGCCGAAGGATTCGCAGGAGGCGAGCTGAAGCACGGAACCATCGCCCTCATCGAAGAAGGCACACCGATCATCGCCTTGGCGACACAAGAAAAAGTAAACCTTGGAATCCGTGGTAACGTCAAAGAAGTCGTAGCCCGCGGAGCCAATCCTTGTATCATTTCCATGAAAGGCCTGGAAGACGAAGAAGACCGCTTCGTCATCCCAGAGGTGAACCCATTGTTAACACCTCTTATCTCTGTCATCCCACTGCAGCTCATCTCTTACTACGCTGCCCTGCACC
- the sigW gene encoding RNA polymerase sigma factor SigW — protein sequence MDEIINRRIKQVLKGDQNAFGEIVELYKDKVFQLCYRMLGNRHEAEDIAQEAFIRAYVNIETFHQNRKFSTWLFRIATNLCIDRIRKKKPDYFLDAEVAGTDGLTMYSQIAADIQLPEEEVENMELQETIQKEISKLPQKYRSVIVLKYIEELPLQEISEILDMPLGTVKTRVHRGREALRKQLRSL from the coding sequence ATGGACGAAATCATCAATAGAAGAATTAAACAGGTTCTCAAAGGCGATCAGAACGCATTTGGAGAAATTGTGGAGTTATACAAAGACAAGGTATTCCAACTGTGCTACAGGATGCTTGGCAATCGGCATGAAGCGGAAGATATTGCACAGGAGGCCTTCATAAGGGCCTATGTGAATATCGAGACGTTCCATCAGAACAGGAAGTTCAGCACCTGGCTGTTCCGGATCGCGACAAACCTGTGCATAGACCGGATACGCAAGAAAAAACCCGATTACTTCCTGGATGCGGAAGTAGCCGGGACGGATGGACTGACCATGTATTCTCAAATCGCAGCTGATATCCAGCTCCCTGAAGAAGAAGTCGAGAATATGGAGCTCCAAGAGACGATCCAGAAAGAAATTTCAAAATTACCTCAGAAATATCGATCTGTCATCGTATTAAAGTATATTGAGGAGCTACCCCTTCAAGAAATCAGTGAGATATTGGATATGCCGCTCGGTACAGTGAAGACGAGGGTGCATAGAGGGCGTGAAGCCCTACGGAAGCAATTACGATCTTTGTAA